The following coding sequences lie in one Microvirga sp. 17 mud 1-3 genomic window:
- the yajC gene encoding preprotein translocase subunit YajC, protein MFITPAFAQGAPTGGDMTSLITNIVPFILIFVIMWFLIIRPQQRRVREHQEMIKNVRRGDVVVTSGGIVGKVTRVLEDSTDIEVEIADGVKVKVARSNISEVRTKSEPVKA, encoded by the coding sequence TTGTTCATCACGCCCGCCTTCGCGCAAGGGGCCCCCACCGGGGGAGACATGACTTCGCTGATCACGAATATCGTCCCCTTCATCCTCATTTTCGTCATCATGTGGTTCCTGATCATCCGTCCGCAGCAGCGCCGGGTGCGGGAGCATCAGGAGATGATCAAGAACGTGCGCCGCGGCGACGTCGTGGTGACCTCCGGCGGAATCGTCGGAAAGGTGACGCGTGTCCTCGAAGACAGCACCGACATCGAGGTCGAGATCGCGGACGGCGTGAAGGTGAAGGTCGCGCGCTCCAACATTTCCGAAGTCCGGACCAAGAGCGAGCCGGTGAAGGCCTGA
- a CDS encoding ATP-binding protein, whose protein sequence is MSKPLSDPSRPSDPSSALASPDALELLRRIADALDRLSPTARVHADLTAADAFVWQPAARRLVPVPKVNRVEMSLLRGIDRVRDTLAENTRRFASGLPANNALLWGARGMGKSSLVKAVHAEVNHVRAPESPPLKLIEIHREDIESLPDLMSLLRADPHRFVIFCDDLSFDSDDTSYKSLKAVLEGGIEGRPGNVIFYATSNRRHLLPRDMMENERSTAINPGEAVEEKVSLSDRFGLWLGFHKCSQDEYLDMVFGYVDHLGLTGDRDTIRAEALEWATTRGARSGRTAWQYIQDLAGRLGKAI, encoded by the coding sequence ATGTCCAAGCCTCTCTCCGACCCTTCCCGCCCCTCGGATCCGAGTTCCGCCCTTGCGTCCCCAGACGCTTTGGAGCTGCTGCGCCGCATTGCGGACGCTCTCGACCGGCTCTCGCCCACGGCTCGGGTTCACGCGGATTTGACCGCGGCGGACGCCTTCGTCTGGCAACCGGCCGCCCGCCGACTCGTGCCGGTGCCGAAGGTCAACCGGGTTGAGATGAGCCTCCTGCGCGGCATCGACCGGGTTCGGGACACCCTGGCCGAGAACACTCGCCGCTTCGCCTCGGGCCTTCCGGCCAACAATGCCCTGCTCTGGGGCGCCCGTGGCATGGGCAAGTCGTCGCTGGTCAAGGCGGTCCATGCGGAGGTGAACCATGTGAGGGCACCCGAATCGCCGCCTCTCAAGCTCATCGAGATCCACCGGGAGGATATCGAGTCCCTGCCGGACCTGATGTCCCTGCTGCGCGCGGATCCGCACCGCTTCGTGATCTTCTGCGACGACCTCTCGTTCGATTCCGACGACACCTCCTACAAGTCCCTGAAGGCGGTGCTGGAGGGCGGCATCGAGGGCCGGCCGGGCAACGTGATCTTCTACGCCACGTCGAACCGCCGCCATCTCCTTCCACGGGACATGATGGAGAACGAGCGCTCGACGGCCATCAACCCGGGCGAGGCCGTGGAAGAAAAGGTTTCCCTCTCGGACCGCTTCGGGCTCTGGCTCGGCTTCCACAAATGCAGCCAGGACGAATATCTCGACATGGTCTTCGGCTACGTGGACCATCTCGGCCTCACGGGCGACCGGGACACGATCCGCGCCGAGGCCCTCGAATGGGCCACCACCCGCGGCGCTCGCTCCGGCCGCACCGCCTGGCAGTACATCCAGGATCTGGCTGGAAGGCTGGGGAAGGCGATCTGA
- a CDS encoding peptidoglycan DD-metalloendopeptidase family protein: MRFADNPFSNPFSASDRFDSSASAPQAQPQPQQMAAMPTSPVQSQALPPIQSQPLSQPAAQPTQIASAPAPVRSAPGGTGGWSSAGGTTITVGSNDTLNGISQRYGVPASAIIAASGLTSPSQVRPGQRLVIPVYGAGSGTQVASAARAPAPAPVAQPAAPQPKFRLVENKKADAAPVEPVGAPKHVRPGSAVAKAEPVAPVKVATAGSEPLVSAPRPVEPQKVAAVAEPQPLKPVAAPQPAAPAVAAAPAPQPVAKKEPVQEPEQTASVEPSGDFRWPARGRVIAGFGANGGNEGINIAVPEGTPVKAAEAGTVTYAGSEVKGYGNLVLIRHENGFVSAYAHNGSLNVKRGEQVKRGQVIATSGQTGNVTSPQLHFEIRKGATPVDPLKHLGG; this comes from the coding sequence ATGCGCTTCGCCGACAATCCGTTCTCCAATCCATTCTCGGCAAGCGACAGGTTCGACAGCAGCGCATCCGCGCCGCAGGCCCAGCCTCAGCCGCAGCAGATGGCCGCCATGCCGACCTCGCCGGTGCAGTCACAGGCTCTGCCGCCCATTCAATCCCAGCCTCTGTCTCAGCCTGCCGCGCAGCCGACGCAGATCGCTTCCGCGCCCGCCCCGGTGCGCAGCGCTCCCGGTGGCACTGGCGGATGGTCCTCCGCTGGCGGAACGACGATCACAGTCGGCAGCAACGATACGCTCAATGGAATTTCCCAGCGCTACGGTGTCCCGGCCAGCGCGATCATCGCGGCCAGCGGCCTGACGAGCCCCTCTCAGGTCCGCCCAGGCCAGCGTCTGGTGATCCCGGTCTACGGCGCGGGTTCCGGCACGCAGGTCGCCTCGGCCGCTCGGGCTCCCGCGCCTGCTCCTGTCGCGCAGCCCGCTGCTCCTCAGCCGAAATTCCGTCTCGTCGAGAACAAGAAGGCCGATGCCGCGCCGGTCGAACCGGTCGGCGCGCCGAAGCATGTCCGCCCCGGCTCCGCCGTGGCCAAAGCCGAGCCGGTCGCCCCCGTGAAGGTCGCGACCGCCGGCAGCGAGCCCCTCGTGTCTGCGCCGCGTCCGGTAGAGCCGCAGAAGGTCGCGGCCGTGGCCGAGCCTCAGCCGTTGAAGCCTGTGGCTGCGCCCCAGCCCGCCGCTCCGGCGGTGGCCGCTGCGCCCGCACCGCAGCCTGTCGCCAAGAAAGAGCCCGTCCAGGAGCCGGAGCAGACCGCCAGCGTTGAGCCGTCGGGCGACTTCCGCTGGCCGGCCCGTGGCCGTGTCATCGCCGGGTTCGGCGCGAATGGCGGCAACGAGGGCATCAACATCGCGGTCCCCGAAGGAACGCCCGTGAAGGCCGCCGAGGCCGGAACCGTCACCTATGCGGGCAGCGAGGTGAAGGGCTACGGCAACCTCGTCCTGATCCGGCACGAGAACGGCTTCGTCTCGGCCTACGCCCATAACGGCTCGCTCAACGTGAAGCGCGGCGAGCAGGTCAAGCGCGGCCAGGTGATCGCCACTTCCGGCCAGACCGGCAACGTCACTTCGCCCCAGCTCCATTTCGAGATCCGCAAGGGCGCCACTCCGGTCGACCCGCTCAAGCATCTCGGCGGCTGA
- a CDS encoding protein-L-isoaspartate O-methyltransferase has product MTDQAPRPDRIDLPLDGQEDRRAEEQAVGVASFILSLRARGIRDTALLRAMELVPREVFAPRRFTDLARTDVALPLPCGQTMTGPGTVAAMLLALRVSPGQHVFEVGTGTGYVTALLARLGADISTVERFNTLAEAARQHLKIVEAGKVRMEVGDGLALRPRERFDRILLNGTVPEIPDALTALLGPGGRLVGALAGEGAPPRLVTVERTEEGELRQELGAVLRLSPLVRGVAETL; this is encoded by the coding sequence ATGACGGACCAGGCTCCCCGACCGGACCGGATCGACCTTCCCCTCGACGGGCAGGAAGATCGCCGCGCCGAGGAGCAGGCGGTCGGTGTCGCATCCTTCATCCTGTCGCTGCGGGCGCGGGGCATCCGCGATACGGCTCTCCTGCGCGCCATGGAACTCGTCCCCCGCGAGGTCTTCGCGCCCCGCCGCTTCACGGACCTGGCACGGACCGACGTCGCTCTCCCGCTGCCCTGCGGGCAGACCATGACGGGCCCCGGCACTGTCGCGGCCATGCTGCTCGCCCTTCGGGTCTCTCCGGGCCAGCACGTCTTCGAGGTAGGCACCGGAACAGGCTATGTCACGGCGCTCCTGGCGCGGCTCGGCGCGGACATCTCCACGGTCGAGCGCTTCAACACCCTCGCGGAGGCCGCGCGTCAGCACCTGAAGATCGTCGAGGCCGGCAAGGTCCGCATGGAGGTCGGGGACGGGCTCGCTCTGCGCCCGCGCGAGCGGTTCGACCGCATCCTCCTCAACGGCACGGTCCCTGAGATCCCCGATGCGCTCACGGCGCTGCTGGGGCCGGGTGGGCGCCTCGTGGGGGCTTTGGCCGGGGAGGGTGCTCCGCCCCGGCTCGTGACGGTCGAGCGGACCGAGGAGGGCGAACTGCGCCAGGAACTCGGCGCTGTTCTGCGCCTCTCGCCTCTCGTGCGGGGCGTCGCCGAGACGCTCTGA
- the surE gene encoding 5'/3'-nucleotidase SurE, protein MRILCTNDDGIHAPGLKSLEAIARSLSDDVWVVAPETDQSGVAHSLSLNDPLRLREISERHFAVKGTPTDCVIMGVRHLLRGAKPDLVLSGVNRGQNVAEDVTYSGTVAGAIEGTILGVPSIALSQAYGAGGRHELPWHCAEHHGPKVIRRILDLGIDPGTLVNVNFPGCEPEEVEGAAVVNQGQRTQELLRLDEREDGRGNPYYWIAFERKPFTPGNGTDLWAIANRRIAVTPLRLDMTDEPSLTRYARAFE, encoded by the coding sequence ATGCGCATTCTCTGCACCAACGACGACGGCATCCACGCCCCGGGGCTGAAGAGCCTCGAGGCCATTGCCCGGTCCCTCTCGGACGACGTGTGGGTCGTGGCGCCGGAAACGGACCAGAGCGGCGTCGCCCATTCGCTTTCCCTCAACGATCCCTTGCGCCTGCGCGAGATTTCGGAGCGCCACTTCGCCGTGAAGGGCACGCCGACCGACTGCGTGATCATGGGCGTGCGTCACCTGCTGAGGGGCGCCAAGCCGGATCTCGTCCTGTCCGGCGTCAACCGCGGCCAGAACGTGGCCGAGGACGTGACCTATTCGGGCACGGTCGCGGGCGCCATCGAGGGCACGATCCTCGGCGTTCCGTCCATTGCGCTCTCCCAGGCCTATGGGGCCGGCGGCCGCCATGAACTCCCGTGGCACTGCGCGGAGCATCACGGCCCGAAGGTGATCCGCCGGATCCTGGATCTCGGCATCGATCCGGGGACCCTTGTCAACGTGAACTTCCCGGGTTGCGAACCGGAGGAGGTCGAGGGCGCGGCGGTGGTCAACCAGGGCCAGCGGACGCAGGAGTTGCTTCGCCTCGACGAGCGCGAGGACGGACGCGGCAATCCCTATTACTGGATCGCCTTCGAGCGCAAACCCTTCACGCCCGGCAACGGCACGGATCTCTGGGCCATCGCCAACCGCCGGATCGCCGTGACGCCCTTACGTCTCGACATGACGGACGAGCCCAGCCTGACGCGCTACGCGCGGGCCTTCGAGTGA
- the serS gene encoding serine--tRNA ligase, whose product MHDIRFIRENPAAFDKGLLSRNLEPLSASLIALDDRRKSAVSALQTALERRNALSKEIGQAKAKKDEARAQELMAEVARLKASVPALEQEEREAEKALFEALAAIPNLPKDEVPVGPDETANVERHRSGTPRTLNSAKQHFEIGEELGLMDFEAAARISGSRFVVLKGGLARLERALGQFMVDLHTTEHGYTEVNPPLLVRDEAMFGTAQLPKFEYDQFWAIPGSSLEEILAAAIAGEAPAETVRKAVKDARYGMIPTAEVSLTNLVREQILSEEELPLRFTALTPSFRAEAGAAGRDTRGMIRQHQFVKCELVSITTPETSTDEHERMLASAENVLKKLDLPFRTMTLCTGDMGFASAKTYDIEVWLPGQGTYREISSCSVCTDFQARRMNARYRPADGKGPRFVHTLNGSGLAVGRTLVAVLENYQNPDGSVTIPTVLQPYMGGLARLERQA is encoded by the coding sequence ATGCATGACATTCGTTTCATCCGCGAGAATCCCGCGGCTTTCGACAAGGGCCTCCTGAGCCGGAACTTGGAGCCCCTGTCCGCGTCCCTGATCGCCCTCGACGACCGCCGCAAGAGCGCCGTCTCGGCCCTCCAGACCGCCCTCGAGCGCCGCAACGCGCTCTCGAAGGAGATCGGTCAGGCCAAGGCCAAGAAGGACGAGGCCCGCGCCCAGGAGCTGATGGCCGAGGTCGCTCGCCTCAAGGCGAGCGTGCCGGCCCTGGAGCAGGAGGAGCGCGAGGCCGAGAAGGCGCTGTTCGAGGCCCTTGCGGCCATTCCCAATCTTCCGAAGGACGAGGTGCCGGTCGGCCCCGACGAGACCGCCAATGTTGAGCGCCACCGCTCCGGCACGCCGCGGACGCTGAACAGCGCGAAGCAGCATTTCGAGATCGGCGAGGAACTCGGCCTGATGGATTTCGAGGCCGCGGCCCGCATCTCCGGCTCGCGCTTCGTGGTGCTCAAGGGCGGCCTTGCCCGGCTGGAGCGCGCGCTCGGCCAGTTCATGGTCGACCTGCACACGACCGAGCACGGCTATACGGAGGTGAACCCTCCGCTTCTCGTGCGCGACGAGGCCATGTTCGGCACCGCGCAGCTGCCGAAATTCGAATACGACCAGTTCTGGGCCATTCCGGGCTCGTCCCTCGAGGAGATCCTGGCCGCGGCAATCGCAGGAGAGGCGCCTGCCGAGACGGTCCGCAAGGCCGTCAAGGATGCGCGCTACGGGATGATCCCCACGGCCGAAGTCTCGCTGACCAATCTGGTGCGCGAGCAGATCCTTTCCGAAGAAGAGCTGCCCCTGCGCTTCACGGCCCTGACCCCGAGCTTCCGGGCGGAGGCCGGTGCGGCTGGCCGCGACACCCGCGGCATGATCCGCCAGCACCAGTTCGTGAAATGCGAGCTCGTGTCGATCACCACGCCCGAGACTTCCACGGACGAGCATGAGCGGATGCTCGCCAGCGCCGAGAACGTGCTGAAGAAGCTCGACCTGCCGTTCCGCACCATGACCCTGTGCACCGGCGACATGGGCTTCGCGTCCGCCAAGACCTACGACATCGAGGTTTGGCTCCCGGGGCAGGGGACGTACCGGGAAATTTCGAGCTGCTCGGTCTGCACCGATTTCCAGGCCCGGCGCATGAATGCCCGCTACCGCCCTGCGGACGGCAAGGGGCCGCGCTTTGTGCACACCCTCAACGGGTCCGGCCTCGCGGTCGGCCGCACCCTCGTTGCGGTGCTTGAGAACTACCAGAATCCGGACGGCAGCGTGACGATCCCGACGGTGCTGCAGCCTTACATGGGCGGCCTCGCCCGCCTGGAGCGGCAGGCCTGA
- the tatC gene encoding twin-arginine translocase subunit TatC codes for MTNVEEDEVEASRAPLIEHLTELRSRLIKALVAFVLMFFVCFAGARYIYNALVWPYVVAVGSPEKAHLVYTHGLEYLFTQIQVAAFGAGLLAFPIIAIQIYKFVAPGLYKNERRAFVPYLFATPILFAIGAAVVYFIAMPLLMRFSVGMQQLATDSSPSIEFLPKVSEYLSLIMTLIFAFGVCFQLPVVLTLLARAGLIDSEFLKSKRRYAIVVVFILAAVLTPPDVISQFALAIPTLLLYEASIFSVRMVEKQRAEAEAARAAAG; via the coding sequence ATGACGAACGTCGAAGAGGATGAGGTCGAGGCGTCGCGCGCGCCTCTGATCGAGCATCTGACCGAGCTGCGCTCCCGCCTGATCAAGGCCCTTGTGGCTTTCGTCCTGATGTTCTTCGTCTGCTTCGCCGGGGCGCGGTATATCTACAATGCGCTCGTCTGGCCCTATGTGGTCGCGGTCGGCTCGCCCGAGAAGGCGCATCTCGTCTATACCCACGGGCTCGAATACCTGTTCACCCAGATCCAGGTTGCGGCCTTCGGCGCGGGCTTGCTGGCCTTCCCGATCATCGCGATCCAGATCTACAAGTTCGTCGCGCCGGGTCTCTACAAGAACGAGCGGCGGGCCTTCGTGCCCTATCTCTTCGCGACGCCGATCCTGTTCGCAATCGGGGCCGCGGTGGTCTATTTCATCGCGATGCCGCTGCTCATGCGCTTCTCGGTCGGCATGCAGCAGCTTGCCACCGATTCGTCCCCGAGCATCGAGTTCCTGCCGAAGGTGAGTGAGTATCTCTCGCTCATCATGACGCTGATCTTCGCATTCGGGGTCTGCTTCCAGCTGCCGGTCGTCCTGACCCTGCTGGCCCGGGCCGGGCTCATCGATTCCGAGTTTCTCAAGAGCAAGCGCCGCTACGCCATCGTAGTGGTGTTCATTCTGGCGGCCGTCCTTACGCCGCCGGACGTGATCAGCCAGTTCGCCCTTGCGATCCCCACCTTGCTTCTTTACGAGGCGTCCATCTTCTCCGTCCGTATGGTCGAGAAGCAGCGCGCGGAAGCCGAGGCCGCGCGCGCGGCAGCCGGATAG
- the tatB gene encoding Sec-independent protein translocase protein TatB — MFDMSWGEVMVIGAVALIVIGPKDLPKALRTVGQVTGKLRRMASEFQGQFQEAMREAELDDAKRQLQGLNDSVASVNRGFNPMQTIRDELKGAVESTSVQPKSPTETVAEAAAQGRGEANPSAPADPTIALPIPSVPPIVDPAESIAAALKHEAEVRGEASPTLPDPAIPATGKPDTKSE, encoded by the coding sequence ATGTTTGACATGAGCTGGGGTGAGGTGATGGTCATCGGCGCCGTGGCGCTGATCGTCATCGGGCCGAAGGACCTGCCGAAGGCGTTGCGCACCGTCGGCCAGGTGACGGGAAAGCTGCGCCGCATGGCCTCGGAGTTCCAGGGCCAGTTCCAGGAGGCCATGCGTGAGGCCGAGCTCGACGATGCCAAGCGCCAGCTCCAGGGCCTCAACGATTCCGTGGCATCCGTGAACCGGGGCTTCAATCCCATGCAGACGATCCGGGACGAATTGAAAGGGGCGGTCGAATCGACGTCCGTTCAGCCCAAGAGCCCGACCGAGACGGTGGCCGAGGCTGCCGCCCAGGGGAGGGGGGAGGCCAATCCCTCCGCGCCTGCCGATCCGACCATCGCCCTGCCGATCCCCTCCGTTCCGCCGATCGTCGATCCGGCGGAATCCATCGCCGCTGCCCTGAAACATGAGGCTGAGGTCCGAGGGGAGGCTTCGCCGACCCTGCCGGATCCGGCTATCCCGGCGACGGGCAAACCTGATACGAAATCCGAATGA
- a CDS encoding twin-arginine translocase TatA/TatE family subunit, producing the protein MGGASIWHWIVVGLIVVLLFGRGKISDMMGDVAKGIKAFKKGMAEDDTAAKPVEPAEPVRTIDHQATTPSPTATTNHKVG; encoded by the coding sequence ATGGGTGGCGCGAGTATCTGGCATTGGATCGTCGTAGGTCTGATCGTCGTCCTGCTGTTCGGACGCGGCAAGATTTCGGACATGATGGGCGACGTGGCGAAGGGCATTAAGGCCTTCAAGAAGGGCATGGCCGAGGACGACACTGCCGCCAAGCCCGTGGAGCCCGCAGAGCCCGTGCGGACCATCGACCACCAGGCGACGACTCCGTCTCCCACGGCCACGACGAACCACAAGGTCGGCTGA
- a CDS encoding ABC transporter ATP-binding protein: protein MTEGRAQMRDRFRLPRWGQRGTAGASIPARLTFENIVQSYGAMRALDGVSLTVEPGELVCLLGHSGCGKTTLLRIAAGVETPSSGRVLMDGLEVSGPDAYVEPERRGIGLMFQDYALFPHMTILQNVMFGLRDLSSAEAGIAAHRALSRVGLDHYADEFPHTLSGGEQQRVALARSIAPRPGVLLMDEPFSNLDRRMRDAIRDETVAILRETGATTIVVTHDPEEAMRIADRIVLMRAGTVIQEGSSEEIYKHPVSLFAARFFCDFNEVRGVVRGGQASCPVGVFPASHLPDGPAVICVRPQGLRLKPSGFCLPGRVVSRRFLGEVDMIHIDVQGVDRPLQARIHDPAPVKEGQDVGIEIDPKDVLVFAASDP, encoded by the coding sequence ATGACCGAGGGACGCGCCCAGATGCGGGACCGATTCCGCCTGCCGCGCTGGGGACAGCGCGGGACGGCGGGCGCTTCCATTCCGGCCCGGCTGACCTTCGAGAACATCGTCCAGAGTTATGGCGCCATGCGCGCCCTCGACGGGGTGTCGCTCACGGTCGAGCCGGGCGAGCTGGTCTGCCTTCTCGGCCATTCGGGCTGCGGAAAAACGACTCTTCTGCGCATCGCGGCCGGCGTCGAGACGCCGAGCTCGGGCCGGGTCCTGATGGACGGGCTCGAGGTGAGCGGTCCTGACGCCTATGTGGAGCCTGAGCGCCGCGGCATCGGGCTGATGTTCCAGGATTACGCGCTCTTCCCCCATATGACGATCCTTCAGAACGTCATGTTCGGCCTGCGGGACCTTTCGAGCGCCGAGGCGGGGATCGCGGCCCACCGGGCCTTGTCCCGGGTCGGGCTCGACCATTACGCGGACGAGTTTCCGCATACCCTCTCGGGGGGCGAGCAGCAGCGGGTGGCTTTGGCGCGCTCCATTGCGCCCCGCCCCGGCGTCCTGCTCATGGACGAGCCGTTCTCCAACCTCGACCGGCGCATGCGCGATGCGATCCGGGACGAGACGGTCGCGATCCTGCGCGAAACGGGCGCGACCACCATCGTGGTGACCCACGATCCGGAGGAGGCGATGCGCATCGCGGACCGGATCGTCCTCATGCGGGCCGGCACCGTGATCCAGGAAGGCAGCTCCGAGGAGATCTACAAGCACCCGGTCAGCCTTTTTGCCGCACGGTTCTTCTGTGATTTCAACGAGGTTCGCGGCGTGGTAAGAGGAGGGCAGGCATCCTGCCCGGTCGGCGTTTTTCCGGCTTCGCACCTTCCCGACGGTCCCGCGGTGATCTGCGTGCGGCCACAGGGCCTGCGGCTCAAGCCTTCTGGCTTCTGCCTGCCGGGCCGGGTGGTGTCGCGGCGCTTTCTCGGGGAGGTCGACATGATTCACATCGACGTCCAGGGCGTCGACCGGCCTCTCCAGGCCCGCATCCATGATCCTGCTCCCGTTAAGGAAGGACAGGATGTGGGAATCGAGATCGATCCGAAGGATGTCCTTGTTTTCGCCGCCTCCGATCCCTAG
- the scpB gene encoding SMC-Scp complex subunit ScpB: MDTSDNIADETDDTAEVPAPQVPDHDEAMRIAEALLFASAEPLSVDDLAGRLPEGADVGAIIEDLTALYAGRGVNLVRVAGRFAFRTASDLAFVLARNVMEQRKLSRAAMETLAIVAYHQPVTRAEIEEIRGVATSKGTLDTLLETGWIRLRGRRKAPGRPVTYGTTPGFLEHFGLDAIEDLPGLEELKGAGFIEGRVPPDLSVPVPSDDQALREDEDPLDNDDLFQPLDMHEGGADEADKE, translated from the coding sequence ATGGACACCAGCGACAACATTGCCGACGAAACCGACGATACTGCCGAGGTCCCGGCTCCGCAGGTTCCGGATCACGACGAGGCCATGCGTATCGCCGAGGCCCTTCTCTTCGCGTCCGCCGAGCCGCTCAGCGTGGATGATCTGGCCGGACGCCTGCCCGAAGGGGCGGATGTGGGCGCCATCATCGAGGACCTGACGGCCCTTTATGCCGGCCGGGGCGTCAATCTCGTGCGCGTGGCGGGGCGCTTCGCCTTCCGCACCGCCAGCGATCTGGCCTTCGTCCTTGCCCGGAACGTGATGGAGCAGCGCAAGCTCTCCCGCGCCGCCATGGAGACCCTGGCCATTGTCGCCTATCACCAGCCTGTGACCCGGGCCGAGATCGAAGAAATCCGCGGCGTCGCCACCTCCAAGGGCACCCTCGATACCCTGCTCGAAACCGGCTGGATCCGCCTGCGCGGACGCCGCAAGGCCCCCGGACGGCCCGTGACCTACGGCACGACGCCCGGCTTCCTGGAGCATTTCGGCCTCGACGCCATCGAGGACCTCCCGGGGCTCGAGGAGCTCAAGGGGGCGGGCTTCATCGAAGGGCGCGTGCCGCCGGACCTGTCCGTGCCCGTGCCGTCCGACGACCAGGCCCTGCGCGAGGACGAGGACCCGCTCGACAACGACGATCTCTTCCAGCCTCTCGACATGCACGAGGGCGGCGCCGACGAGGCCGACAAGGAATGA
- a CDS encoding ScpA family protein, whose product MAEALPFEDVDPVERAEGEPALHVDVDGFEGPLDLLLELARRQKVDLHKISILALAEQYIAFIEEARRMCLELAADYLVMAAWLAYLKSRLLLPEPPKGEEPSAEDLATALALRLRRLEAIREAAKKLGERDWLGRDIFARGAPEPVVVRRDARYEASLYDLLKAYARQRQIQLNTRVSLHKRNVWSLLEAREALERLVGHLSDWTTLDSYLVEYMVEPSMRPTVLASTLSAALEMVREGKLSVRQDEAFAPVWVKPVADPAEAGA is encoded by the coding sequence ATGGCAGAGGCCTTACCCTTCGAGGATGTCGACCCCGTGGAGCGGGCCGAAGGCGAGCCCGCCCTGCATGTGGACGTGGACGGGTTCGAGGGGCCCCTCGACCTTCTGCTCGAGCTTGCCCGCCGGCAGAAGGTGGACCTCCACAAGATCTCCATCCTGGCGCTTGCCGAGCAATACATCGCGTTCATCGAGGAAGCCCGCCGCATGTGCCTGGAGCTGGCGGCGGATTATCTCGTCATGGCCGCCTGGCTCGCCTACCTGAAGTCGCGCCTCCTGCTGCCGGAACCGCCCAAGGGCGAGGAGCCCAGCGCCGAGGACCTCGCCACGGCGCTGGCCTTGCGCCTGCGCCGGCTGGAGGCCATCCGCGAGGCCGCCAAGAAGCTCGGCGAGCGGGACTGGCTCGGCCGGGACATCTTTGCCCGCGGCGCGCCCGAGCCGGTGGTGGTCCGCCGGGACGCCCGCTACGAGGCGAGCCTCTACGACCTTCTCAAGGCCTATGCCCGGCAGCGGCAGATCCAGCTCAACACCAGGGTTTCCCTGCACAAGCGCAATGTCTGGTCCCTGCTCGAAGCCCGCGAGGCCCTGGAGCGGCTGGTCGGACACCTGAGCGACTGGACCACCCTCGATAGTTATCTTGTGGAATACATGGTCGAGCCTTCGATGCGCCCGACCGTGCTGGCCTCCACCTTGTCCGCGGCCCTGGAAATGGTGCGGGAGGGCAAGCTCTCGGTCCGTCAGGACGAGGCTTTCGCCCCCGTCTGGGTCAAGCCGGTCGCGGATCCAGCGGAGGCGGGAGCCTGA